The Mauremys mutica isolate MM-2020 ecotype Southern chromosome 1, ASM2049712v1, whole genome shotgun sequence genome has a segment encoding these proteins:
- the NME6 gene encoding nucleoside diphosphate kinase 6 isoform X2 yields the protein MGAVLRSARPLQLTLAVLKPDAVAHPLVLEAVHETILNNKFLIVRTKELMWRREDSQRFYQEHSGRFFYQRLVEFMASGPMRAYILAHEDAVARWRSLMGPTKVYRARNTAPDSIRGAYGLTDTRNTTHGSDSVASARREIALFFPEFSESLWYQQDEPHLRCGLARYDAEERVHSLPKAGRTESS from the exons ATGGGGGCCGTGCTGCGCTCCGCGCGGCCGCTGCAGCTCACGCTGGCGGTGCTGAAGCCGGACGCCGTGGCCCACCCGCTGGTGCTCGAG GCCGTGCACGAAACCATCCTAAATAACAAATTCCTCATCGTGCGGACCAAGGAGCTGATGTGGAGAAGGGAAGATAGCCAGCGATTTTACCAGGAGCACTCAG GGCGATTTTTCTATCAGAGGCTGGTGGAGTTCATGGCCAG TGGCCCAATGCGGGCTTATATCCTAGCCCATGAAGATGCTGTTGCACGCTGGAGGTCTCTCATGGGACCCACCAAAGTGTACCGAGCCCGAAACACAGCTCCAGACTCCATCCGAGGAGCCTATGGCCTCACTGACACGAGGAACACCACACATGGCTCAG ACTCGGTGGCATCGGCCCGTAGAGAAATTGCCCTCTTCTTCCCAGAGTTCAGCGAGAGTCTCTGGTACCAGCAGGACGAGCCACATCTGCGCTGCGGCCTGGCACGCTACGATGCAGAGGAGCGTGTTCACAGCCTACCCAAGGCTGGCAGGACAGAGTCATCCTAG
- the NME6 gene encoding nucleoside diphosphate kinase 6 isoform X1, producing MRQELPHSCWRCHRNQGPYPRIQAVHETILNNKFLIVRTKELMWRREDSQRFYQEHSGRFFYQRLVEFMASGPMRAYILAHEDAVARWRSLMGPTKVYRARNTAPDSIRGAYGLTDTRNTTHGSDSVASARREIALFFPEFSESLWYQQDEPHLRCGLARYDAEERVHSLPKAGRTESS from the exons ATGAGGCAAGAACTGCCCCATTCTTGCTGGAGGTGCCACAGGAACCAGGGGCCCTACCCCAGAATTCAG GCCGTGCACGAAACCATCCTAAATAACAAATTCCTCATCGTGCGGACCAAGGAGCTGATGTGGAGAAGGGAAGATAGCCAGCGATTTTACCAGGAGCACTCAG GGCGATTTTTCTATCAGAGGCTGGTGGAGTTCATGGCCAG TGGCCCAATGCGGGCTTATATCCTAGCCCATGAAGATGCTGTTGCACGCTGGAGGTCTCTCATGGGACCCACCAAAGTGTACCGAGCCCGAAACACAGCTCCAGACTCCATCCGAGGAGCCTATGGCCTCACTGACACGAGGAACACCACACATGGCTCAG ACTCGGTGGCATCGGCCCGTAGAGAAATTGCCCTCTTCTTCCCAGAGTTCAGCGAGAGTCTCTGGTACCAGCAGGACGAGCCACATCTGCGCTGCGGCCTGGCACGCTACGATGCAGAGGAGCGTGTTCACAGCCTACCCAAGGCTGGCAGGACAGAGTCATCCTAG